In the genome of Raphanus sativus cultivar WK10039 chromosome 4, ASM80110v3, whole genome shotgun sequence, one region contains:
- the LOC108852673 gene encoding uncharacterized protein LOC108852673: MSNSTSHVSPMPLSQHFSDYGFDPQIDYFQVLEEARKHKKETSLKSPIDSVHQFKLQKPISKDDLIRTALHNNKNKKHRWFFSKNALLFFNWRKWRRPGSHYAGEGDVEMELDDVHIARARNFRASSVGPGSISGPVYVTESWSGSSTPYRTIRPSSLTTTPAAIPYMSLRELNMERQQRSSASSSRSGPIYLVT; the protein is encoded by the exons ATGTCAAACAGCACTTCCCATGTTTCTCCCATGCCTCTATCTCAACATTTCAGCGACTATGGCTTTGATCCCCAGATCGACTACTTTCAG GTTTTGGAAGAAGCGAGGAAGCACAAGAAAGAAACTTCGTTGAAATCTCCCATCGACAGTGTGCATCAGTTCAAGCTCCAGAAGCCTATATCCAAGGACGACCTGATCCGAACCGCTCTgcacaacaacaagaacaagaagcatCGTTGGTTCTTCTCGAAAAACGCTTTGCTCTTCTTCAACTGGCGGAAATGGCGACGGCCAGGCAGTCATTACGCAGGAGAAGGAGACGTGGAGATGGAACTCGACGACGTTCACATTGCGAGGGCTAGGAACTTTCGCGCCTCATCAGTCGGACCCGGTTCGATATCTGGTCCGGTTTACGTGACGGAGAGCTGGAGCGGTTCGAGCACACCGTACCGGACGATAAGACCTTCTTCTCTGACGACGACTCCAGCTGCTATTCCATATATGAGTCTACGGGAGCTTAACATGGAGCGGCAACAGAGGAGCAGTGCATCTTCTTCTAGGTCGGGTCCTATTTACTTGGTCACGTGA
- the LOC108851296 gene encoding FCS-Like Zinc finger 15: protein MKMVGLSIVLESTNNNTLSNGFASPKPFQVVNKSTAIASDLRRGSCHPDSGFLERCFLCRRKLLPAKDIYMYKGDRGFCSVECRSKQMVMDEEESFRRENCSFMAVKATKPDSPAPTSSGLGGGHHRHRHRRDPRN, encoded by the exons ATGAAAATGGTGGGCCTTAGTATTGTTTTGGAGTCTACTAACAACAACACTCTCAGCAACGGCTTTGCTAGTCCCAAACCGTTTCAAGTCGTCAACAAATCCACCGCCATCGCCTCCGATCTCCGCCGTGGAAGCTGTCATCCGGATTCTGGGTTTCTCGAACGTTGTTTTCTCTGTAGAAGGAAGCTTCTTCCGGCGAAAGATATCTACATGTATAA AGGTGATAGAGGGTTCTGTAGCGTGGAGTGTAGATCGAAGCAGATGGTCATGGacgaagaagaaagctttagGAGAGAGAACTGTTCGTTCATGGCTGTTAAAGCAACAAAGCCTGACTCTCCGGCCCCGACGTCTTCAGGCTTAGGCGGTGGTCATCACCGTCACCGTCACCGTCGTGATCCGAGAAACTGA
- the LOC108852315 gene encoding sucrose synthase 2 → MPTGRFETMREWVHDAISAQRNELLSLFSRYVAQGKGILQSHQLIDEFLKTVKVDGTTEDLKNRPFMKVLQSAEEAIVLPPFVALAIRPRPGVREYVRVNVYELSVDHLTVSEYLRFKEELVNGHANGNYLLELDFEPFNATFPRPTRSSSIGNGVQFLNRHLSSIMFRNKESLEPLLEFLRTHKHDGRAMMLNDRIQNIRTLQEALARAEEFLSKLPLATPYSEFEFQLQGMGFERGWGDTAQKVSEMVHLLLDILQAPDPSVLETFLGRIPMVFNVVILSPHGYFGQANVLGLPDTGGQVVYILDQVRALESEMLLRIQKQGLDVTPKILIVTRLIPEAEGTTCNQRLEKVSGTEHAHILRIPFRTEKGILRKWISRFDVWPYLETFAEDASNEIAAELQGVPNLIIGNYSDGNLVASLLACKLGVIQCNIAHALEKTKYPESDIYWRNHEDKYHFASQFTADLIAMNNADFIITSTYQEIAGSKNKVGQYESHTAFTLPGLYRVVHGINVFDPKFNIVSPGADMTIYFPYSDKERRLTALHESIEELLFSSEQNVEHVGFLSDQTKPIIFSMARLDRVKNLTGLVECYAKNSKLREVANLVVVGGYVDVNQSRDREEMAEIQKMHSLIKQYGLHGEFRWIAAQMNRARNGELYRYIADTKGVFVQPAFYEAFGLTVVESMTCGLPTFATCHGGPAEIIENGVSGFHIDPYHPEQVATTLVSFFETCKGDPSHWEKISDGGLKRIYERYTWKKYSERLLTLAGVYSFWKHVSKLERRETRRYLEMFYSLKFRDLANSIPLATDEH, encoded by the exons ATGCCGACCGGTAGGTTCGAGACGATGCGTGAATGGGTTCACGACGCCATCTCTGCTCAACGCAACGAGCTCCTCTCTCTTTTCTCCAG ATACGTAGCTCAGGGAAAAGGGATATTACAGTCCCACCAGCTGATTGACGAGTTCCTTAAGACCGTGAAAGTGGATGGAACAACAGAAGATCTTAAGAATCGTCCTTTCATGAAAGTTCTGCAGTCTGCTGAG GAAGCCATAGTATTACCTCCCTTTGTTGCGCTGGCGATTCGTCCCAGACCTGGTGTTAGAGAATATGTCCGTGTGAATGTCTACGAGCTGAGCGTAGATCATTTAACTGTTTCTGAGTATCTTCGGTTCAAGGAAGAGCTAGTTAACGGCCA TGCTAATGGGAATTATCTTCTTGAGCTTGATTTTGAACCGTTCAACGCAACGTTTCCTCGCCCAACTCGGTCATCATCCATTGGGAATGGGGTTCAGTTCCTCAACCGTCACCTCTCGTCAATCATGTTCCGTAACAAAGAGAGCTTGGAGCCTTTGCTTGAGTTTCTCCGCACTCACAAACATGACGGCCgt GCCATGATGCTGAATGATCGAATACAGAACATCCGCACACTTCAGGAAGCTTTGGCGAGGGCAGAGGAGTTCCTTTCCAAACTTCCTCTGGCTACACCATACTCCGAATTCGAATTTCA ACTACAAGGGATGGGATTTGAAAGGGGATGGGGTGACACAGCACAGAAGGTTTCAGAAATGGTGCATCTCCTTCTGGACATACTCCAGGCACCTGACCCTTCTGTCTTGGAGACGTTTCTTGGAAGGATTCCTATGGTGTTCAATGTGGTGATTTTGTCTCCGCATGGCTACTTTGGCCAAGCCAATGTCTTGGGTCTTCCTGATACTGGTGGACAG GTTGTCTACATTCTTGATCAAGTACGTGCTTTGGAGAGTGAGATGCTCCTTAGGATCCAGAAGCAAGGACTGGATGTTACTCCAAAGATTctaatt GTAACGAGGTTGATACCAGAAGCAGAAGGAACAACATGCAACCAGAGGTTAGAAAAAGTTAGCGGTACGGAACACGCACATATTCTGCGTATACCATTTAGGACTGAAAAGGGCATTCTCCGCAAGTGGATCTCGAGGTTTGATGTCTGGCCATACCTGGAGACTTTCGCTGAG GATGCATCAAACGAAATAGCTGCGGAGTTGCAAGGCGTGCCAAACCTCATCATTGGCAACTACAGTGATGGGAATCTAGTGGCTTCTTTGTTAGCTTGTAAGCTAGGCGTCATACAGTGCAACATTGCACATGCTCTGGAGAAAACCAAGTATCCAGAGTCCGACATTTACTGGAGAAACCATGAGGACAAGTATCATTTTGCAAGTCAGTTCACTGCTGATCTGATTGCCATGAACAATGCCGATTTCATCATCACCAGCACGTACCAAGAGATCGCTGGAAG CAAAAACAAAGTTGGGCAATACGAGAGCCACACGGCTTTCACTCTCCCTGGTCTTTACAGAGTTGTTCATGGAATCAATGTCTTTGATCCCAAGTTTAATATAGTCTCTCCAGGAGCTGATATGACCATTTACTTTCCTTATTCTGACAAGGAAAGAAGACTCACTGCCCTTCATGAGTCAATTGAAGAGCTTCTGTTTAGCAGCGAACAGAATGTTGAGCATGT TGGTTTTCTGAGCGACCAGACGAAGCCAATCATCTTCTCAATGGCCAGACTTGACAGAGTAAAAAACTTGACAGGGCTAGTTGAGTGCTATGCCAAGAACAGCAAGCTGAGAGAGGTTGCGAATCTTGTTGTAGTCGGTGGCTACGTGGACGTGAATCAGTCCAGGGACAGAGAGGAAATGGCTGAGATACAAAAGATGCACAGCCTGATCAAGCAGTATGGTTTACACGGTGAATTCAGGTGGATAGCTGCTCAAATGAACCGTGCCCGGAACGGTGAGCTGTACCGTTATATCGCAGACACTAAAGGTGTTTTTGTTCAG CCTGCTTTCTATGAAGCTTTTGGGCTCACAGTTGTGGAATCAATGACTTGTGGGCTCCCAACGTTTGCTACATGTCATGGTGGACCTGCAGAGATCATTGAGAATGGAGTTTCTGGCTTCCACATCGACCCTTATCATCCAGAACAGGTTGCAACTACTTTGGTCAGCTTCTTTGAGACCTGCAAAGGTGATCCAAGTCACTGGGAGAAAATCTCTGATGGAGGGCTTAAGCGAATCTATGAAAG GTACACATGGAAGAAGTACTCAGAGAGGCTGCTCACTCTGGCTGGTGTCTATTCATTCTGGAAACATGTGTCTAAGCTCGAAAGGAGAGAAACAAGACGTTACCTAGAGATGTTTTACTCTCTCAAGTTTCGTGATCTG GCCAATTCAATCCCACTGGCAACTGATGAGCATTGA
- the LOC108854012 gene encoding protein DETOXIFICATION 55, whose product MVAEEDSSLIKLQHKYSPTMPEVVEEMKKIWDISFPVAAMSMLNYLKNMTSVVCMGRLGSLELAGGALAVGFTNITGYSVLSGLATGMEPLCGQAIGSKNPSLASLTLKRTIFLLLLASLPISLLWLSLQPLMLILRQQQDITRVASLYCSFSLPDLLANSFLHPLRIYLRCKGTTWPLMWCTLVSVLLHLPITAFFTFYISLGVAGVAVSSFLTNFISLLLLLCYIYSEEHNSDETSSCLKTPLLLSSSRDSGSDEVWSKLIKFAVPSCIAVCLEWWWYEFMTVLAGYLPEPKVALAAAAIVIQTTSLMYTIPTAISAAVSTRVSNELGAGRPEKARTAAAVAVVAAVAVSVFGLVGTTVGRKAWGRVFTADGAVLELTAAVLPVIGACELANCPQTTSCGILRGSARPRVGAKINFYAFYVVGAPVAVVLAFVWGLNFMGLCYGLLGAQIVCAISILTVVYKTDWNKESLKARDLVGRNVILPDIDQIIVKCEEGLH is encoded by the exons ATGGTGGCAGAAGAAGACTCAAGTCTCATAAAACTCCAACACAAGTATAGCCCGACAATGCCAGAG gtggtggaggagatgaAGAAAATTTGGGACATAAGTTTCCCGGTGGCCGCCATGAGCATGTTAAACTACCTAAAGAACATGACCTCCGTAGTGTGTATGGGCCGACTAGGTAGCCTCGAGCTGGCCGGGGGAGCATTAGCCGTCGGATTCACCAACATAACCGGTTATTCCGTTCTATCCGGTTTAGCCACCGGTATGGAACCACTTTGTGGTCAAGCCATAGGCTCTAAAAACCCTTCACTCGCTTCCTTGACCCTCAAGCGAACCATCTTTCTCCTCCTCTTAGCTTCTCTTCCCATCTCTCTACTCTGGCTGAGCCTCCAACCTCTAATGCTAATCCTCCGCCAACAACAAGACATCACACGTGTCGCATCTCTCTATTGCTCCTTCTCTTTGCCTGATCTCCTAGCAAATAGCTTCCTTCATCCTTTACGTATTTACTTACGCTGTAAAGGCACCACGTGGCCTTTGATGTGGTGCACGTTAGTGTCAGTCCTTCTTCATCTCCCCATTACAGCTTTCTTCACGTTTTACATTTCTCTCGGCGTCGCCGGAGTCGCGGTTTCGTCTTTTCTCACCAACTTCATCTCCTTGTTGCTTCTCCTTTGCTACATATACTCTGAAGAACACAACAGCGACGAAACCAGTTCTTGTCTTAAAACGCCGTTGCTGCTGTCTAGCTCGAGAGACTCTGGTTCTGATGAGGTGTGGTCGAAGCTGATAAAGTTCGCGGTCCCAAGCTGTATAGCGGTTTGTTTGGAGTGGTGGTGGTACGAGTTCATGACTGTCCTCGCTGGATATCTCCCGGAGCCAAAGGTGGCGCTAGCGGCGGCCGCCATAGTGATCCAGACGACGTCATTGATGTATACAATCCCCACGGCGATCTCCGCCGCGGTTTCCACGAGGGTGAGCAACGAGTTGGGAGCAGGACGGCCGGAGAAGGCAAGGACGGCGGCGGCAGTAGCGGTGGTAGCCGCCGTGGCCGTATCTGTGTTCGGGCTTGTGGGGACCACCGTCGGGAGAAAGGCTTGGGGCAGAGTTTTCACGGCGGATGGAGCTGTACTCGAGCTGACGGCGGCGGTTCTACCGGTGATCGGAGCTTGTGAGCTTGCCAACTGTCCTCAAACTACAAGCTGCGGGATCCTACGTGGCAGTGCGAGGCCACGTGTAGGAGCCAAGATTAATTTCTACGCCTTTTATGTAGTTGGAGCACCAGTGGCTGTTGTTTTAGCGTTTGTGTGGGGCTTAAACTTCATGGGCCTATGCTATGGCCTACTCGGGGCCCAGATCGTTTGTGCAATCTCTATTTTGACCGTTGTCTATAAGACGGATTGGAACAAAGAGTCCTTAAAGGCTCGTGATTTGGTGGGCAGAAACGTCATTTTACCTGATATTGATCAAATTATTGTCAAATGTGAAGAAGGCCTACACTAA
- the LOC108852975 gene encoding agamous-like MADS-box protein AGL97 gives MVKRGGTKRKINLEKITRREYLRTTFTKRCSGLYSKAAQLCLLSGAQIAILATPPSSQSNVSFFSFGHSSVDAVVNAYLTGQRLAPVREEPMEEDIGVQMARKELGLELWWEKESLSKSKNRQELMAAIRSMERMLSKLRSLDFVDNYKQRDDEDVKKDEMAKKSDVVLRKETQEPDETLNLQAVCCIPPDDDLAAAGFDKITEEQDQILAICDSFCVKEDNNGLTGSLDRSDQAMDHLVKTDLETTCESSAFDYGVLGSTQELHETAGR, from the coding sequence ATGGTGAAAAGAGGAGGCACGAAAAGAAAGATCAATTTGGAAAAGATAACGAGGAGAGAGTATCTAAGGACTACTTTCACCAAGCGTTGTTCCGGACTTTACAGCAAAGCCGCGCAGCTCTGCCTTCTCTCCGGCGCACAGATAGCCATCTTGGCCACTCCTCCTTCTTCGCAATCCAAcgtctctttcttctccttcGGTCACTCTTCCGTGGACGCCGTCGTGAATGCTTATCTCACGGGACAGCGTCTCGCTCCTGTTCgggaagagccgatggaagaggATATTGGTGTACAGATGGCTCGGAAGGAGCTAGGGTTAGAGCTGTGGTGGGAGAAAGAGAGTCTTTCCAAGTCCAAGAATCGTCAAGAATTGATGGCTGCGATCAGATCCATGGAGAGGATGCTGAGTAAGCTGCGTTCTTTGGATTTCGTCGATAATTATAAGCAAAGAGACGACGAAGACGTAAAGAAGGACGAGATGGCGAAGAAGAGCGATGTCGTTTTGCGCAAGGAAACTCAAGAACCGGATGAAACCCTAAATCTCCAAGCTGTTTGTTGCATCCCTCCTGATGATGATTTAGCTGCTGCGGGTTTTGACAAGATTACTGAAGAGCAAGATCAGATCCTGGCTATTTGTGATAGTTTTTGTGTTAAGGAGGACAACAACGGTTTAACTGGAAGTTTGGATAGGTCTGATCAAGCGATGGATCATCTCGTGAAAACCGATTTGGAGACAACTTGTGAAAGTTCAGCATTCGATTATGGTGTTTTGGGTAGTACTCAAGAGCTTCATGAGACTGCGGGAAGATAA